In the Hordeum vulgare subsp. vulgare chromosome 7H, MorexV3_pseudomolecules_assembly, whole genome shotgun sequence genome, one interval contains:
- the LOC123407006 gene encoding uncharacterized protein LOC123407006, translated as MAAAARARWRLLALPLALLLATGSPRGLDAAPKPPVPKAISVSPPTPSAAPRDQLAVRPRRGAQAPRPQGHLRIGRDGGMVHSVLGDGEARGRADAVGGSALHDLREAIVKGLGFRSELTEGVLPNRS; from the exons ATGGCCGCCGCCGCTCGAGCCCGATGGCGGCTCCTCGCGCTACCCCTGGCGCTGCTCCTCGCGACCGGCTCGCCGCGCGGCCTCGACGCGGCGCCCAAGCCCCCCGTCCCCAAGGCCATCTCCGTGAGTCCCCCCACTCCCAGCGCTGCTCCTCGCGACCAGCTCGCCGTGCGGCCTCGACGCGGCGCCCAAGCCCCTCGTCCCCAAGGCCATCTCC GGATAGGGAGAGATGGTGGCATGGTGCATTCGGTGCTCGGCGATGGGGAAGCACGGGGACGGGCCGACGCGGTTGGCGGATCCGCGCTGCACGACCTGAGGGAGGCGATCGTGAAGGGGCTGGGGTTCCGGTCGGAGctaacagagggagtacttcccAATAGGAGCTAA